Below is a genomic region from Rhinolophus sinicus isolate RSC01 linkage group LG11, ASM3656204v1, whole genome shotgun sequence.
atttattcaaTTAAAGTTTTGGAGATCGGAAGTCTGAAATCTAGGCATTGGGAAGTCTGTGTTTCTTCTGGGAGCTTTGGAGAGAATCCATGTCCTGGCCTTTTTCATCTACTGGAGGCTGCCTACCTTCCTTGACTCGTGGCCCCTTTCTCACGTCACCCTGACATCTGCTTTCATTGTCacatctcctgcctccctcttctaagGAGCCTTGTGGTGACACtgggcctcctgcctccctcttctaagGAGCCTTGTGGTGACACTGGGCccactggataatccaggatcatcttcccatctcaagatccttaacataATCATATATACGAAGTTCCCTTTGTCACGTAAGGTCACAGGTTCAGGGGATTCGGCTGGGGGCCATTATACTGTCTGCTATAGGGTCTGAGCACCTAGAATATAAGCATGTCCAGTGATGGAGAGAGGTCTCGAATACTAAGCCATGGAAATTGAACATGGCCTTTCCTTCAAAGTAAATCCATAACCTGTCACCTTCTCCCCACCTCAGCTGCCAGTACCTTGATGCAAGTCACCATCAGTCACCATCACCTCTTGCACCATCAACTATTGCAATATCTCCTCACTCCTCTCTCCCGTCCCCCACAGTCCAGTCTCCACGAGCAGCCAGAGAGATCCTCTTAAAATCCAAGTCAAATCAGAACATTTCTCTGCTAAGAATAGGGTTGCCTGATttaggaggggggaaaaaatacacactgttcagttaaatttgaatttcaggtcaacaacaaatattttttttagtatatctCCAGTATTGCGTGCACAGGACATACTCTTGCTAAAAAATGttgttgatctgaaattcaaatttaattgggaatttttgtatttttatctggTAATGGTAGCTCAGAACCCTCCTATGGATCCCCAAACATGTGTTATGGCCTAGAAGGCTTTCAAAGTTCGTCCCCCTTACCTGTCTCCCTGCATCTCACACCACTCTCCCTCTGGCTCACTCTGCTCCATCCACACTGGCCTCTTCACTGTTCCTGGAACATGCCAAGCAtatcctgccccagggcctttgcatttactattccctctgcttgaaatgtttttcttcctcccttaTTCAGGCCTTGGCTCAAATATCACCTTACCTAAGAGGCTTTGCCTCCCTGCCCCACTCAGCCCTCTTTGTCTCCCTTAGGTTTAGCACGTATCACCACTTCACAGATTCCGTATGTCTTTATTTCCTggcttattgtctgtcttcttccATGAGGATGTCAGTTCCCTGAAGGCAGGCATGTGTGTCTGTTCCGGTCGCTGCTACATCCCAGTGTCTATCATGTGGCCTTGCACAGAGCAGGTGCATAATGAATGCTTGTTGCGTGAATAAAGGAGTAAAGAGTGATATCATTGAGCCCCTGGATCTACCTATGTTAGTTCTATGAAGACCAGTTTTGTGAAATGGGATGGGAGGATACAAACCAGTTTCCCTCTGGCCTACACAGCCATCTCCGAGACCAGGTCATGGCTGGTTGATTTCTTGCTGGCCACATTTTCATCCTTGCTCCGTGACTCCTTCAGGGCCCAGCGACATGCAGCTGGCAGTGACTGGCAAAGTTGAGCCCGGCCGAAATACAAGAAGAGCATGGGATTGAGGCAGCTATGAGCAAGGGCGAGTCCCACAATGAAGGGTTCAGCCCGTAGGGCCCGGGCCAGGAGCGCGGAGTGTGGGGCAGCCACGGTCAGCACCAGCCCCATCGCATGGTAGGGAGCCCAGCAGACGAAAAACCCCACCACGATGGCTGTGCCCAGGGGCCAGCAGCGTCGGGCCGCCCGGCACAGGAGGACACCGTGGCAGCTGGCCACAACCACCAGCGGCCCCAGGAAGCCAAAAAGAAAGCGGGTGGCGGCCACTGTGTTCTTAGCCATGGCCGAGCCGCCGTAGTCCACCACGCACTCCAGCTGGGGTGGGTAGTACTCCTGGTGCAAGCGGTGGTAGATGGCCGAGGGAACGGTCAGCAGCAAGGCCAAGATCCAGGCTGCCCCACAGGCTACCTGCACCCTGCATGCCCGCCGAGCCACAGCCCACCAGGGGGGCCTGAGGGCCAGCAGGCAGACGTCCGCACTGAGAGCAGCCAGGAGAAGGACACTGGCGTACATGGACAGCAAGATGACAGAGGACAGGGCCCGACAGCCCACGGCCCCATATGGCCAGTGGCCCTCACGGGCGATGGGCACCGCCAGGAGGGGAAGAGACAAACAGCAGAGCATGTCCGCCACAGCCAGGTGGAGGAACCAGGTGGCACCGACCCTCTGGCGGACCTCTTTCCTGGTCACCCAGGCCACAATGGCATTGCCCGGCACCCCAACCAGGAAGACAGCAGCATACAGCGGGAGTGGGGCCATGCGGAGGGGGTCGACGGAGATGCAGGAGCCATCAGGGCAGTCCACAGGGAAATCCGGAGTCTCGCCATAGTGGTCGTACTCGTAGATGAGAGAAGTGTTCTCCATCATGGCCCCAGACACCTGGACAGGAGACAAAGGCCATGAAACCTCAGTGACAAAAACTCTCAGGACTTTGGATTCCTCGGGTGCAGGAAGCTCAGCCCATTAGCATCTCAGAAATTAGGATGTGACACATTAGGACCCCAACACATTTGAATATTGGAATTCTAGAATACCACTAGCTCGCTAAGCATGTTGGAATTCTAGAATATGCCAACCTagaacccccaccccagcacgTTAGAACATTGGAATTCTAGATTGCCAGTGTCAGAACACTGGCTTGCGAGCATTCTGGAATTTTAGAATACTACAGTGTTAGAACCTCAGCTTATGAGTATCTTGGAATTCCAGAAATTTACAAAGTTAGAACACAATCATGGTCAAAAATCCTGGAATTCCAAAATATTACACTATTAGAACCCTAGCCAATTACCAGTTGGGATTCTCAGGCAGCTCTGTCCGATTGAACTCTCAATGTcgatgaaaatgttttgtattgTGCTATCCACTATGGTAGCTGCCAGCCACAGGCAGCTATGGAGCATTTGAAATGGGGCCAGCGTACCTGAGAGGCTAAATTTTCaattttgcttagtttttttttttttttaaggtttcaaaTGCACTTTGTTTCTTCAATCGTGCCATATTTTTATGGGTACATAGTGCTTTCACTTGCATCAGTTATGAGTTGGTTTTGAAACAATTCAGTATTATGCTAGCTGGGATGATTACTGATCTCGCATTCCTTTGGGGTGACTATGCCAACAGAGGAGAGCGTTCCATTCTATTCCAATTTGCGTTGCTGAATATGTCCATGTAGCAACACAGAAAGTGACTCCACTAGCTAAAACAGCATTACCGTATTTGTCATGGAAATCAGGTGTGCAGTTTCTGGTAAATCTGCCTTGCTATTGTTTGCTGAATACTTTGAGCTGGGAGACTACTGAGTGCATTTTTGACCAAGGGAAACATCGTGAAGCCGAAGCCTGAGGACAGAACTGCGGCAAATGAAGCTGCTGATCTGTTGGAACCTCTACTtcgttttaattaatttaaatagcaaCACCTGGTTAGTGGCCACCTTATTGGACAATGAAGTTCTAGAGCACAGAAATGTTCAAACACTCACCCATCAGCAGCCTGGAattccagaatttaaaatattagactCTGAATAGCCACCAAGAGGGGAAAAGCTTAATGTAGTCACAGCAAAAGTGTTTGACTCGGTTCTTCATCAGTATTTTCGAATCTTGGTGTGATAAAAGTACCTGTGGAGCAATtttgtcaccttttttttttttaacataaactaGGTCATCGTGAAACATGCACACCTCACAGAGGTACGCTTGCTGGGTTTCACAACATGGACACAACTCTGTACCTAGAAACcaggtcaagaaacagaacatttataGAATCCTACTGAAGCAAATTATCAACATAATGatagtgttgggaaaacagaaaaaataaaatgttgaaataaaataaaattctctacaattcattcattcattcattcattcattcattcattcattcattcattcattcaacacagcTCCAGAGTGCTTTCTCTGTTCCAGGCATTGGACGCACGGCAGGGGACAAGACATAGAAACCTCTTTTATCTTGGAGCGGCCACTCTAATGGGAGGAGTTGGACagtcaggaataaaaaaaagataaatacccaGTATTTCTAAAGATGATAAATGttatggcaaaagaaaaaaaaccacagggAATTTTAAATTCCCTATGTTGGAGTTTTAAATGAGTGGTCAGGGAGAAGCTGACCTTTGAGCAAAGCCATAaatgaagtgagggagggagatggggatCTGGGGGAAGAGAGTTCTTGGCCAGTgtaaaggtcctgaggtgggaacaTGATGGTCTTGTTCAGGGAACATCGAAAacgccagtgtggctggagtgaaaTAGACGGAGGGGGACTAAGGGGAGATAAGAACAGAGATATCAGGGGCCATATAGGACAGTGTAAAGACTTTGTCTTTTACTCCATGTGAGATAAAAGATAAGGGAGGTATGGGAGGGTGCTGAGCAGAGAAGCGACATAATCTAtcatagcaataataataactattgttgttggtattattattaatattattaatagaaACCACCATCCATTGAGCGCTTTGTGTCATGTACCCAGCATTGCTCCAAGCAACTTTAAATATCATATCgcttaatccttacaacaactctcTCTGATTTTAATACTACTGTTAtacccattctgcagatgaggaaactgaggcacagaaaagttaagtaacttacctaagATTACTCAGCTAAGGAAGTAACACAGCTGAGTTTTGAACTGTGTTAACCCTACTCCAGAATGCTGGACCCTGGAATATTATCACGCAAAAATCTTAGATTCAGGAGAGTTACAAGGCAAGACAGCCAGTGACCCTGAGCAGACCTGGGTCTGTGACTCAGTTTCAGTTggctctctctctgtttcctacTCTGAAAAATGAGAGTCACCTGGGTGAACCTACCTCACCGGTTTTGGGAGGCCTTGAGGAGTTAACAAAGTAAAGCACACAGCGCAGAGCAAGGGTTCAGGTAGATGGTAGACCTGTCAGAGTGACCTGACCCTGCAGCTATCTGCTGACTCTCAGGGCTGGCTGGCACTGCCCAGGGCTCCAGCCAGGGTTGACGCCACAGGAAAGACAGAGGGGAAGTTGGGGCACCGCCCTCCGTTCCCTCCACCCTGCCGAGTTGCTGCTAAGCGGTCAAGCCactttgtgtgtgcatgtttgaAGTTTGGTACTCtgctttcatattattttcatcaCTGGAGTAAATGTCTGCAGGCTTTAAAATCTCAAACCctatatcaaatatatggtactggaaaaagaactgactctgggtggtgaacgtacagtgtaatatatagatgatgtaatacagaattgtacacctgaaatctatgtaactttactaacaattgtcaccccaataaactttaattaaaaaaaacactcaaaCCCTCACCAgctttgtggccttgggcaagtcacttaacctctctgtgcctcagcttcttcgtctataaaatgagaataatatacCTACCTTGTACAGTGTTATGAGAATCCACCAAGTTAATAGGAGTGAAGAGCTGAACACAGCGCATGTTAGCTGCTGTCACCACTATCTGCTTATCTACTGCACTCTCTCTCCCTAAGACCCCACCTTTCTCATAAAAATCCAGGACATTTTCTGTGTGTAAGCAATTCAGTTGTGTGTGGTATTTCccttttaatatattaaacaGAAATGGGAACATGCAACACCCTCTGCATCACCCCTTAATCTGTTCCTTTTAATGTGCCTTAGGTCTGTTTCCCTATATTCATGAATATCGCCCCTGTTTTCACAATGGCTTAAAAATCAGTCCATTGTCTGAGCGTGTCGTGCTTATTAACCAGCCTCAGGCTAAAGGATTCTTAATGATAATTAACCATGAGTGGATTattatttaatacaataaatTCTACTTATATATTTACATCTACATATAAAACATACAATAATTACCACAATTTTTAGTTTGTAATATTTCAAACAATAGATGACTTTTATCAAGTACCTGCTATATACCAGGCATAACCCttataacaaccctgtgagataaaCAGTATTACTATTCCTACATCCCAGAAGGTCAggattattattatccccatgttCCAGGGTGTCAGCTCTTCCCTGCTTTGGGCTCTGCTGTGt
It encodes:
- the C5AR2 gene encoding C5a anaphylatoxin chemotactic receptor 2, which encodes MMENTSLIYEYDHYGETPDFPVDCPDGSCISVDPLRMAPLPLYAAVFLVGVPGNAIVAWVTRKEVRQRVGATWFLHLAVADMLCCLSLPLLAVPIAREGHWPYGAVGCRALSSVILLSMYASVLLLAALSADVCLLALRPPWWAVARRACRVQVACGAAWILALLLTVPSAIYHRLHQEYYPPQLECVVDYGGSAMAKNTVAATRFLFGFLGPLVVVASCHGVLLCRAARRCWPLGTAIVVGFFVCWAPYHAMGLVLTVAAPHSALLARALRAEPFIVGLALAHSCLNPMLFLYFGRAQLCQSLPAACRWALKESRSKDENVASKKSTSHDLVSEMAV